The uncultured Eubacteriales bacterium region CGCCTGCCGGAACGCCGAGGGCAAGCCCCTGTATTTCGAGTTCATCATGATGGGCATAACCACGTCCGAGCAGCTTGCCACCATGGACGGCTGGGACGACAAAGCCAGCGGTAAGTGGGTGGCCGGCAAGGAGATGGTGGACGCCATGCTGACCACCGTACATCCCGATCTGACCGCGGAAGAGATTAATACCTATCTGGGCACACTGGACTATGAGACCATCAAGGGCCTGATGGGCTAACCTCGGCGCTCCGACCGACAGGAAAGAAAAGTTGCCTCAAGTCTCCGGGGAGCCTCAGTTCCCCGGGGACTTGCTTCTCATTTGACAAGCCCGGGGGTAAAACGGTACACTGGATATAGGAAAGTAACCAACGCCCAAAAGGGGAGGCCGCCCATGAAACAGATCCGGAATATCTCGTTAAAACGCCGCGTGATGGCCATTTTCGCGGCGTTGGCCTTGCCTGCGGTGCTGGCTTTGAGTCTCAACACGGCCACGGCTATGGAAGAGGTAAAAAGCAAGCTGGCCAAGGCGGGGGAGGCCTCGCTGCGTCTGTTCGCCGTATCACTGGAGACTCAGATGAACGCTGCTGAGACCTATATGGTGGACCTGGCTTTGCACAGCGAAAACCTGCGCCGCCTTGGCGGGGAGACGGGACGGACTCAGGCGTATCTGGACGGCTATGAGGTGAGCCAGAGCTTTTCCGCCATCCTGACGGCCAACAAGGCCCTGATGGGCGTGATGCTGTACAGCGTGCCGAACGACCTCTTCATGGCGCAGTACGGTACGGTGGCCGGCGGCGGGCCGGAGCAGAGAACCCAGGCAATGCAAGCCATGCAGGAGGAGCTGACGGAGCTTGCCAGCGTTGGCCCCCTGGATGCGAAGGAGTGGTTTGCCAAGGAGGTGGGCGGGCGCACCTACTGGCTGCGCGTGGTGCGCTACCACTCGGTCTACCTCGCCAGCGCCATCGACCTGGGCCTGCTGCTGGACAAGGCTGCCGGGCAGTACGATTTCGACGGTCTGCTGGCATTTCTGGATGAGGAGGGGAACACGCTGATCGGCGGCGTTGGCGTGACGGCGGGACAGATAGCCTGGAACCAGGAGGGGTATGGAACCGCCAACAGCGACGGCCGCTCGTACCTGAGCGTAAAGAGCGCGGCGGACCGGCTGAGCCTTTTATACCTCATGCCGTTTCAGGGCGTTCAGGGAGCCATGCGCCCTCTGGAGCTGGTGCTGGTACTGTGTACGGCACTGATGCTGGTGGCCATCCCCGTAATGTGGGTATACGTGCGCCGCACGGTGTTCCAGCCGCTGGATTCCCTGGTGGATACGATGGAGAAAATCGGTCGGGGCGAGCTGACGGCCCGGCCCAGCGCCGCATATAAAAACAGGGAATTTAAGCAGGTAAACGACACATTCAACGGCATGATCAACCAGATTACTGACCTAAAGATAGACAGCTACGAGCGGCAGCTCGCGGCCGAGCGCAGCGAGATGACGGCGCTGAAGATGCAGATCCGCCCACATTTTGTCCTCAACTGCCTGAAGAACGTATATGCGCTGGCAGAGACGGGCCGTACCGGTGAGATACAGAAGCTGATCCTGCTCCTCTCCCGGCATTTGCGCTACATTCTCTCGTATTCGGAGGACACCGTGCCGCTGGAGAGGGAGCTTGAGCTGTGTCAAAACTATATTGAACTGAGCGGCGTGGGCCAGACGCACCCAGCCTGCTGCTCCATCGAGCTGGACGAGCGGCTCGGGGAGCTGCCCGTGCCTCCGGTCTCACTGCTGACGTTGGTGGAGAACAGCTTAAAGCACGGGGTCTGGGAGGGCAGGGCGCTGCACATCGTTATCACAGCCCGGCAGCTTGAAATGGAGGATGGCGCACTTGCCAACATCACGGTGGCTGACAATGGCCCGGGCTTTACACCCTCACAGCTGGAAGAGCTGAACCGGGCTGCCCCTCGGGAGGAGAGCGGCCGGCATGTGGGCCTTGCCAACGTGCTGCGCCGGTTGAAGCTGCTGTATGGCAGCGGACTGGCTGTGGCGTTCGCCAACGGCAGGGACGGGGGAGCGCGCGTGGAACTGTTCCTCCTGCAGGAGAAAAAGGAAAAGGAGAGCTCCGAGCATGAAATTGCTGATCGTGGATGACCAGATGAGCGTGGTGGACGGCCTGAAACGAGGCGTCAATTGGAAGGCCATGGGTTTTTCCGCCGTGGATACCGCCTACAACGCCGTGGACGCCAAGGCCAGTTTGCGCAGGCAGGTGGCGGACGTGATGCTGTGCGATATCGAAATGCCCA contains the following coding sequences:
- a CDS encoding HAMP domain protein produces the protein MKQIRNISLKRRVMAIFAALALPAVLALSLNTATAMEEVKSKLAKAGEASLRLFAVSLETQMNAAETYMVDLALHSENLRRLGGETGRTQAYLDGYEVSQSFSAILTANKALMGVMLYSVPNDLFMAQYGTVAGGGPEQRTQAMQAMQEELTELASVGPLDAKEWFAKEVGGRTYWLRVVRYHSVYLASAIDLGLLLDKAAGQYDFDGLLAFLDEEGNTLIGGVGVTAGQIAWNQEGYGTANSDGRSYLSVKSAADRLSLLYLMPFQGVQGAMRPLELVLVLCTALMLVAIPVMWVYVRRTVFQPLDSLVDTMEKIGRGELTARPSAAYKNREFKQVNDTFNGMINQITDLKIDSYERQLAAERSEMTALKMQIRPHFVLNCLKNVYALAETGRTGEIQKLILLLSRHLRYILSYSEDTVPLERELELCQNYIELSGVGQTHPACCSIELDERLGELPVPPVSLLTLVENSLKHGVWEGRALHIVITARQLEMEDGALANITVADNGPGFTPSQLEELNRAAPREESGRHVGLANVLRRLKLLYGSGLAVAFANGRDGGARVELFLLQEKKEKESSEHEIADRG
- a CDS encoding exported hypothetical protein (Evidence 5 : No homology to any previously reported sequences), which produces MASLLFTSSIAVAVLRLKASTAGKANAAKMAITRRFNEIFRICFMGGLPFWALVTFLYPVYRFTPGLVK